The Benincasa hispida cultivar B227 chromosome 9, ASM972705v1, whole genome shotgun sequence genome has a segment encoding these proteins:
- the LOC120086948 gene encoding V-type proton ATPase 16 kDa proteolipid subunit-like — protein MASTFSGDETAPFFGFLGAAAALVFSCMGAAYGTAKSGVGVASMGVMRPELVMKSIVPVVMAGVLGIYGLIIAVIISTGINPKAKSYYLFDGYAHLSSGLACGLAGLSAGMAIGIVGDAGVRANAQQPKLFVGMILILIFAEALALYGLIVGIILSSRAGQSRAD, from the exons ATGGCGTCTACTTTCAGCGGCGATGAAACTGCTCCTTTCTTCGGCTTCCTCGGGGCCGCTGCAGCTCTTGTATTCTCAT GCATGGGTGCTGCTTATGGGACTGCAAAGAGTGGAGTTGGAGTGGCCTCCATGGGAGTTATGCGGCCAGAGCTTGTCATGAAATCTATAGTTCCTGTTGTTATGGCTGGAGTGTTGGGTATTTATGGGTTGATCATTGCCGTTATTATCAGTACCGGAATAAACCCAAAAGCTAAGTCTTACTATTTGTTTGATGGGTATGCACATCTGTCTTCTGGACTTGCTTGTGGACTCGCTGGTCTCTCTGCTGGAATGGCAATTGGGATTGTTGGTGATGCTGGTGTTCG GGCCAATGCACAACAACCTAAGCTTTTTGTTGGAATGATTCTCATCCTCATCTTTGCTGAAGCTCTTGCCCTCTACGGTCTCATTGTTGGTATCATTCTTTCATCTCGGGCAGGCCAATCTCGTGCAGATTAA